The proteins below are encoded in one region of Aquisphaera giovannonii:
- a CDS encoding sugar phosphate isomerase/epimerase family protein yields MKPCISLATTLSTPLEDDLPAIARCGWRSVELWLTKVESFLESRTPADLRARLDGEGLRAEAAAGQGGLLLSRGEERRAHWDHFARRLTILKELEVPLLIVAADFVREVDAEDYGRAAASLAEAAALAGAAGIRLALEFQKSSGFCASLDTALAIVGEAGAPNVGVCLDLFHYYTGPSKFEDLGYLSAENLAWVQACDVGGTPRELAGDGDRIFPGEGDFQIGPIIDHLGAIGYGGHVSLELLNPQLWQIPADRVADFGYQALTRVLGRWNDEPAPWGGA; encoded by the coding sequence ATGAAGCCCTGCATCAGCCTGGCCACCACCCTGAGCACGCCGCTGGAGGACGACCTGCCTGCCATCGCCCGGTGCGGGTGGCGGTCCGTCGAGCTCTGGCTCACGAAGGTCGAGTCGTTCCTCGAGTCCCGCACCCCGGCCGACCTCCGCGCCCGGCTCGACGGCGAGGGCCTCCGGGCCGAGGCCGCGGCGGGGCAGGGGGGCCTGCTCCTCTCCCGCGGCGAAGAGCGGCGGGCGCACTGGGACCACTTCGCCCGCCGGCTGACGATCCTGAAGGAGTTGGAGGTCCCCCTCCTCATCGTCGCGGCGGACTTCGTCCGCGAGGTGGACGCCGAGGATTACGGCCGCGCCGCCGCCTCGCTCGCCGAGGCGGCCGCACTGGCCGGGGCGGCCGGCATCCGCCTGGCCCTCGAGTTCCAGAAGTCCAGCGGCTTCTGCGCCAGCCTGGACACCGCCCTGGCGATCGTGGGCGAGGCCGGCGCCCCGAACGTCGGCGTCTGCCTGGACCTCTTCCACTACTACACCGGCCCGAGCAAGTTCGAGGACCTCGGCTACCTCTCCGCGGAGAACCTGGCGTGGGTCCAGGCGTGCGACGTCGGCGGCACGCCCCGCGAGCTCGCCGGCGACGGCGACCGCATCTTCCCCGGCGAGGGGGACTTCCAGATCGGCCCGATCATCGACCACCTGGGCGCGATCGGCTACGGCGGGCACGTCTCGCTGGAGCTGCTCAACCCGCAGCTCTGGCAAATCCCGGCCGACCGCGTGGCCGACTTCGGCTACCAGGCCCTCACCCGCGTCCTCGGCCGATGGAACGACGAGCCGGCCCCGTGGGGAGGTGCCTGA
- a CDS encoding NIPSNAP family protein, whose product MTTRREILAAVGGAGLATAWGEASAAPARPAPEGEGDRDLYELRRYLIDGDEQKHGLDAYLRDAAIPALNRLGVSPVGVFYPEKDPKVVYVLSRHKSADSLLACGQKLQADPEYLKAGAAFLDAPAEKPAYRRVESSVLHAFKGMPTIEPPPKSAGRILQLRIYESPSVKTNLKKIEMFNDAGEIALFRKVGLHPVCFGQAIFGDKLPNLTYMLAFESHAELDANWKTFITSPEWQALKGRAEYADRAILSGITNIILTPAEYSQV is encoded by the coding sequence ATGACGACGCGACGAGAGATCCTGGCTGCGGTCGGTGGCGCGGGCCTGGCAACGGCCTGGGGCGAGGCCTCGGCCGCCCCCGCGAGGCCTGCTCCCGAGGGCGAAGGCGACCGCGACCTCTACGAGCTCCGCCGCTACCTGATCGACGGCGACGAGCAGAAGCACGGCCTGGACGCCTACCTCCGCGACGCGGCCATCCCGGCCCTCAACCGCCTGGGCGTGTCCCCGGTCGGCGTCTTCTACCCGGAGAAGGACCCCAAGGTCGTCTACGTCCTCTCCCGCCACAAGTCCGCGGACTCCCTCCTGGCCTGCGGCCAGAAGCTCCAGGCGGATCCCGAGTACCTGAAGGCCGGCGCCGCGTTCCTGGACGCCCCGGCCGAGAAGCCCGCCTACCGGCGGGTGGAGAGCAGCGTCCTCCACGCCTTCAAGGGGATGCCCACCATCGAGCCCCCCCCGAAGTCGGCCGGTCGGATCCTCCAGCTCCGGATCTACGAGAGCCCGAGCGTGAAGACCAACCTCAAGAAGATCGAGATGTTCAACGACGCCGGCGAGATCGCCCTCTTCCGCAAGGTGGGCCTCCACCCCGTCTGCTTCGGCCAGGCCATCTTCGGCGACAAGCTCCCCAACCTGACCTACATGCTCGCCTTCGAGAGCCACGCGGAGCTCGACGCGAACTGGAAGACCTTCATCACCTCCCCCGAATGGCAGGCCCTGAAGGGCCGCGCCGAGTACGCCGACAGGGCCATCCTCAGCGGCATCACCAACATCATCCTGACGCCGGCGGAGTACTCGCAGGTCTGA
- a CDS encoding DUF2231 domain-containing protein: protein MRSRAHFRSHPIHPILIAFPVAFTTGALVFDLFGWLLGSAGAWSTGAYMSVAAVITGLVAGVPGFVDYVSVVPPDSSAKKRATWHMAVNLTALAIFAASWIFRDRGSLEPGAGTILLEAVGCGLIMWGGWMGGTLVYRNQIGVDHRYAGAGKWSEVWVQGAPGTAVEVANADELKPGQMKLVHAGDRRIVLVKTEDGYAACDDRCSHKGGSLAGGVAACGHVVCPWHGSTFDVRTGAVKAGPAKEPIAVHRVEEKGGKVLLTLA from the coding sequence ATGCGAAGCCGCGCCCACTTCCGATCCCATCCGATCCACCCGATCTTGATCGCGTTCCCGGTGGCATTCACGACCGGCGCTCTCGTCTTCGACCTGTTCGGGTGGCTGCTCGGCTCCGCCGGGGCCTGGTCGACCGGGGCGTACATGAGCGTCGCCGCCGTGATCACGGGACTCGTCGCCGGCGTGCCGGGGTTTGTCGATTATGTGTCGGTCGTGCCGCCGGACAGCTCGGCCAAGAAGCGGGCGACCTGGCATATGGCCGTGAACCTCACGGCGCTGGCGATCTTCGCGGCGAGTTGGATCTTCCGCGACCGCGGATCCCTCGAGCCCGGCGCGGGGACGATCCTTCTGGAGGCGGTGGGGTGCGGACTCATCATGTGGGGCGGGTGGATGGGGGGCACGCTCGTCTATCGCAACCAGATCGGCGTGGATCACCGATACGCCGGCGCGGGGAAGTGGTCGGAGGTCTGGGTGCAAGGGGCGCCCGGGACTGCGGTCGAGGTGGCGAACGCCGACGAGCTGAAGCCCGGGCAGATGAAGCTCGTGCACGCCGGGGACCGCCGCATCGTGCTCGTGAAGACCGAGGACGGCTATGCCGCGTGCGACGACCGCTGCAGCCACAAGGGCGGGTCGCTGGCCGGCGGCGTCGCCGCGTGCGGCCACGTCGTCTGCCCGTGGCACGGCTCCACGTTCGACGTCCGCACCGGCGCCGTGAAGGCCGGGCCCGCCAAGGAGCCGATCGCGGTCCACCGGGTGGAAGAGAAGGGCGGGAAGGTGCTCCTGACGCTCGCCTGA
- a CDS encoding rhomboid family intramembrane serine protease, which produces MLVIPTGTDAPIYHWPYATVGMIVLNVALLFLVPPPSQSILELDLDDEPAAEKVEEIPTFNRYALELGTRRLVPVQWVTHNFLHYGFLHLAGNMLFLWAFGIVVEGKLGLIKFVLAYLAIGTLHGAAVQTLLMRSGAEGHAAGASAIIYGLLAVCMIWAPRNELNCIAIFMIGFRTLVFHWDLYYTTVALIYIGEQVLNLVLRGVVSGDAIVSEIGHLSGAFWGTVVGIVLLKTGLVDCEDWDVFSIWRRYQKLGRDWKKRGEMLDRRDESPAHMRQRSGGKRKPWTEAASRHDAPAGASSGSSQAPEERAAVALRKVRRLIDEADYEAAVAAYAKAASGLRGWPPQPELYAFIKAMHARQAEVESVPLMRDHCRRYPAESAKMRLKLAQVLMRQCQRPAAAIRILDEAPAGTIPADLEPVLAKLRRQAEALREEGVLELEGDD; this is translated from the coding sequence ATGCTCGTGATCCCGACCGGGACGGACGCCCCGATCTATCACTGGCCATATGCCACGGTCGGGATGATCGTCCTGAACGTCGCGCTCCTCTTCCTGGTGCCGCCGCCGTCGCAGTCGATCCTGGAGCTGGACCTGGACGACGAGCCGGCCGCGGAGAAGGTCGAGGAGATACCGACGTTCAACCGGTACGCCCTGGAGCTCGGCACGCGGCGGCTCGTCCCGGTCCAGTGGGTGACGCACAACTTCCTCCACTACGGCTTCCTCCACCTGGCGGGGAACATGCTGTTCCTCTGGGCGTTCGGGATCGTCGTCGAGGGGAAGCTGGGCCTGATCAAGTTCGTCCTGGCCTACCTGGCGATCGGCACGCTGCACGGGGCGGCGGTGCAGACCTTGCTGATGCGATCGGGCGCGGAGGGTCACGCCGCGGGGGCCTCGGCGATCATCTACGGACTGCTCGCGGTCTGCATGATCTGGGCCCCGAGGAATGAGCTGAACTGCATCGCCATCTTCATGATCGGATTCCGCACCCTGGTCTTCCACTGGGACCTGTATTACACGACCGTGGCGCTCATCTACATCGGCGAGCAGGTGCTCAACCTCGTCCTCAGGGGTGTGGTCAGCGGGGATGCCATCGTCAGCGAGATCGGCCACCTCTCCGGTGCGTTCTGGGGGACCGTCGTGGGCATCGTCCTCCTCAAAACGGGGCTCGTCGATTGCGAGGACTGGGACGTCTTCTCGATCTGGCGGCGCTACCAGAAGCTCGGTCGAGACTGGAAGAAGCGGGGGGAGATGCTGGATCGACGGGACGAATCCCCCGCCCACATGCGGCAACGTTCCGGCGGAAAGAGGAAGCCGTGGACCGAGGCCGCCTCCCGGCATGACGCGCCGGCCGGGGCATCCTCCGGCTCGTCGCAGGCCCCGGAGGAGCGCGCGGCCGTGGCCCTCCGCAAGGTCCGCCGGCTCATCGACGAGGCCGACTACGAGGCGGCCGTCGCCGCCTACGCCAAGGCGGCCTCCGGCCTGCGCGGCTGGCCCCCGCAGCCCGAGCTCTACGCCTTCATCAAGGCGATGCACGCTCGCCAGGCCGAAGTCGAGTCCGTCCCCCTGATGCGCGACCACTGCCGCAGGTATCCCGCGGAGTCCGCCAAGATGCGGCTCAAACTCGCCCAGGTCCTGATGCGGCAATGCCAACGCCCGGCGGCCGCGATCCGGATCCTGGACGAGGCGCCCGCCGGCACGATCCCCGCCGACCTGGAGCCCGTCCTGGCGAAGCTCCGCCGCCAGGCCGAGGCCCTCCGCGAGGAGGGGGTGCTCGAGCTGGAGGGGGACGATTGA
- a CDS encoding EamA family transporter — protein sequence MSWVIYAGLSALFAGLTAVLAKIGVDQVPSNVATLVRTVVILAFAAGIVAATGQMPALRSISGRSWLALVLSGVATGCSWLFYFAALKAGPISGVAPIDKLSFVIAMALGVLVLGEAVKPLTLAGAGLILCGVLLTLPAVQEALGRVF from the coding sequence GTGAGCTGGGTGATCTACGCGGGGCTCTCCGCCCTCTTCGCGGGGCTGACGGCGGTGCTGGCGAAGATCGGGGTGGATCAGGTCCCCTCGAACGTGGCGACGTTGGTGAGGACGGTGGTCATCCTGGCCTTCGCCGCGGGGATCGTCGCGGCCACCGGGCAGATGCCCGCGCTGCGGTCGATCTCCGGCCGGTCGTGGCTGGCCCTGGTCCTCTCCGGCGTCGCCACGGGCTGCTCGTGGCTCTTCTACTTCGCCGCCCTGAAGGCCGGGCCCATCTCCGGCGTGGCGCCGATCGACAAGCTGAGCTTCGTCATCGCGATGGCCCTGGGCGTCCTCGTCCTGGGCGAGGCCGTCAAGCCCCTGACCCTCGCCGGCGCCGGGCTGATCCTCTGCGGGGTCCTCCTGACGCTCCCCGCCGTGCAGGAGGCACTCGGGCGGGTGTTCTGA
- a CDS encoding SMP-30/gluconolactonase/LRE family protein: MRRLVDRLRYLGPAAGFLSLLRLTAAAWAGDAPKGEVMKHRFETSRIFPGTVRDYWVYVPSQYDPARPACLYVNQDGIQYDAPAVFDRLIAEKAMPVTIGVFVMPGRVEAPSPGALDRFNRSYEYDGLGDGYARFLLEELLPVVETLRTADGRPIRLSKDGNDRAIGGSSSGAACAFTAAWERPDSFRRVFSAIGTYVGLRGANAYPTLVRKVEPKPLRIFLQDGSNDLNIFGGDWWMANQEMERALAFAGYEVHHAWGAGGHDHRHADVVFPDAMRWLWKDWPAPVKAGAGSPQLQAILIPGEDWQLVGDGYRFTEGPAVTAAGEVFFNDPGAGKSYRIGPDGEPAVFLEDSSGADGQAFGPDGRLVSALAKTGQVVARDVSGSQPPRILAEGFPPNDLVVRHDGGVYVTSPAADPREPGKVWYIGPSGGKRVVDSGLRFPNGVTLSPDQSLLYVADTRSHWVYSYQVQPDGGLAHKQKYFHLHAPDTADDAGADGLRADREGRVYVATRMGIQVCDQAGRVNAIIPTPNGKVSNLTFGGPAFDVLHATCGDRVYRRRVRARGANAYDAPIKPAPPRL, encoded by the coding sequence ATGCGACGCCTCGTGGATCGCCTCCGCTATCTCGGCCCCGCCGCCGGCTTCCTCTCGCTCCTCCGGCTCACGGCCGCCGCGTGGGCCGGCGACGCCCCGAAGGGCGAGGTCATGAAACACCGATTCGAGACGAGCCGGATCTTCCCGGGCACCGTCCGCGACTATTGGGTCTACGTCCCGTCGCAGTACGACCCGGCGAGGCCCGCGTGCCTGTACGTGAACCAGGACGGCATCCAGTACGACGCCCCGGCCGTCTTCGACCGCCTCATCGCCGAGAAGGCCATGCCCGTCACGATCGGCGTCTTCGTGATGCCCGGCCGGGTCGAGGCCCCCTCGCCGGGGGCGCTGGACCGCTTCAATCGCAGCTACGAGTACGACGGCCTGGGCGACGGCTACGCGAGGTTCCTCCTCGAGGAACTCCTGCCGGTGGTCGAGACGCTCAGGACGGCCGACGGGCGGCCGATCCGCCTCTCGAAGGACGGCAACGACCGGGCCATCGGCGGCTCCAGCAGCGGCGCCGCCTGCGCCTTCACCGCCGCCTGGGAGCGGCCGGACTCCTTCCGCCGCGTCTTCAGCGCGATCGGCACGTACGTCGGACTGCGCGGGGCGAACGCTTACCCGACGCTCGTCCGCAAGGTCGAGCCGAAGCCCCTCCGCATCTTCCTCCAGGACGGGTCGAACGACCTGAACATCTTCGGCGGCGACTGGTGGATGGCCAACCAGGAGATGGAGCGGGCCCTCGCGTTCGCCGGCTACGAGGTCCACCACGCCTGGGGGGCCGGCGGCCACGACCATCGGCACGCGGACGTCGTCTTCCCCGATGCCATGCGGTGGCTCTGGAAGGACTGGCCCGCCCCCGTGAAGGCCGGCGCCGGCTCCCCGCAGCTCCAGGCCATCCTGATACCGGGCGAGGATTGGCAGCTCGTCGGCGACGGCTACCGGTTCACCGAGGGGCCGGCCGTGACCGCCGCCGGCGAGGTCTTCTTCAACGACCCGGGCGCGGGCAAGTCCTACCGCATCGGCCCCGACGGCGAGCCCGCCGTCTTCCTGGAGGACTCCTCCGGCGCCGACGGCCAGGCCTTCGGGCCCGACGGCCGGCTCGTCTCCGCGCTCGCGAAGACCGGGCAGGTCGTCGCCCGCGACGTGAGCGGCTCTCAGCCGCCCCGCATCCTGGCCGAGGGCTTCCCGCCCAACGACCTGGTCGTCCGCCATGATGGCGGCGTCTATGTCACCAGCCCCGCCGCCGACCCTCGCGAGCCGGGCAAGGTCTGGTACATCGGCCCCTCGGGCGGGAAGCGCGTGGTGGATTCCGGCCTGAGGTTCCCCAACGGCGTGACCCTCTCGCCCGACCAGTCGCTCCTCTACGTCGCGGACACGCGGTCGCACTGGGTCTACAGCTATCAGGTCCAGCCAGACGGCGGCCTCGCCCACAAGCAGAAGTACTTCCACCTCCACGCCCCGGACACCGCCGACGACGCGGGGGCGGACGGCCTGCGGGCGGACCGAGAGGGGCGCGTCTACGTCGCCACCAGGATGGGCATCCAGGTCTGCGACCAGGCCGGCCGCGTCAACGCGATCATCCCGACGCCCAACGGCAAGGTCTCCAACCTCACCTTCGGTGGCCCTGCGTTCGACGTGCTGCACGCCACCTGCGGCGACAGGGTCTACCGCCGCAGGGTGAGGGCGAGGGGGGCGAATGCCTACGACGCCCCCATCAAGCCGGCCCCGCCGCGGCTGTAG
- a CDS encoding MOSC domain-containing protein produces the protein MTAPMLVSIQVGRPRELDADLPRGPGQGPWTSGFLKSPAAGPVLARATNLDGDGQADLENHGGPDKAVCVYSADHLDYWIGRLGLPAMPFGAFGENFSLRGLAEPQVCIGDVWEVGSAVFQVSQPRQPCWKLARRWRVKTLAAQVQQTGFIGWYFRLLAEGVVEAGQPMRLADRPCPEWTVERANRVMHIDRDDHRLAAELAALPPLAASWRRQLGDRAATAAAGPA, from the coding sequence ATGACGGCCCCGATGCTCGTCTCCATCCAGGTCGGCCGCCCCCGCGAACTGGACGCCGATCTCCCGCGAGGGCCCGGGCAAGGGCCGTGGACCTCCGGCTTCCTCAAGTCGCCGGCCGCCGGGCCGGTCCTCGCGAGGGCGACCAACCTCGACGGAGACGGCCAGGCCGACCTCGAGAACCACGGCGGCCCGGACAAGGCCGTGTGCGTCTACTCGGCGGACCATCTGGATTACTGGATCGGGCGTCTCGGCCTGCCGGCGATGCCCTTCGGCGCGTTCGGCGAGAATTTCTCCCTGCGCGGCCTGGCCGAGCCGCAGGTCTGCATCGGGGACGTCTGGGAAGTCGGCTCGGCGGTCTTCCAGGTCTCCCAGCCTCGCCAACCCTGCTGGAAGCTGGCGCGGCGTTGGCGGGTCAAGACGCTCGCGGCCCAGGTCCAGCAGACCGGCTTCATCGGCTGGTACTTCCGCTTGCTGGCCGAGGGGGTCGTGGAGGCCGGACAGCCCATGCGGCTGGCGGATCGCCCCTGCCCCGAGTGGACCGTCGAGCGGGCCAACCGGGTCATGCACATCGACCGGGACGACCATCGCCTCGCCGCCGAGCTCGCCGCCTTGCCGCCGCTCGCGGCGAGCTGGCGGCGCCAGCTCGGGGATCGGGCGGCTACAGCCGCGGCGGGGCCGGCTTGA
- a CDS encoding molybdopterin-dependent oxidoreductase, with product MQLRPFLSSLALALVFRAAAADGQEPSKARAEPVLAVKGEVARPLQLRTADLAGMPRKAVRAKDHDGREAVFEGVLLGDVLRKAGVAGGVALRGEMLSYYLLVQADDGYRAVFALPELDPEFTDEVVLLADRRDGKALDDREGPFRIVAPGEKRQARWVRRVASLEVRHSQADLRRKADAPPTSR from the coding sequence ATGCAACTTCGCCCGTTTCTTTCCTCCCTGGCTCTCGCCCTGGTGTTCCGCGCCGCCGCGGCGGACGGCCAGGAGCCATCGAAGGCCAGGGCGGAGCCGGTCCTGGCCGTGAAGGGCGAGGTCGCCCGCCCGCTGCAATTGAGGACGGCGGACCTGGCCGGGATGCCCCGCAAAGCAGTCAGGGCGAAGGACCACGACGGGAGGGAGGCGGTCTTCGAGGGGGTGCTCCTCGGCGACGTCCTCCGGAAGGCCGGCGTCGCGGGGGGCGTCGCCCTCCGCGGGGAGATGCTTTCCTACTACCTGCTCGTCCAGGCGGACGACGGATACCGCGCCGTCTTCGCGCTGCCGGAGCTCGACCCGGAGTTCACGGACGAGGTCGTGCTCCTGGCCGATCGTCGCGACGGCAAGGCGCTGGACGATCGCGAGGGGCCGTTCCGGATCGTCGCGCCCGGGGAGAAGCGGCAGGCGCGATGGGTCCGCCGGGTGGCGAGCCTCGAGGTCCGCCACAGCCAGGCGGACCTGCGTCGCAAGGCGGACGCCCCGCCCACCTCGAGGTGA
- a CDS encoding diguanylate cyclase, translated as MRSKGVIGGPLVHDGNPRWGGGEHFRGLLGGAGSASPCLEGAAPAADRDSAQEELRQARERIAGLMKAQDEKERTIIELTRLASTDELTGLCNRRHFCTEIELAFEAAVLGRRPLSTVMLDVDHFKSYNDVFGHAAGDLVLRVVGEILVKATRPGDMVARYGGEEFAVLLPGTDAPAARTFAERVRASLESYPWTLRPVSASLGVATLDADTRDADELVDESDRALYRAKRDGRNRVIHYHDLEAAEGDDAAGPAAGPGPSRPDGGAVPPGSAPADQSQAAVELPVEPGTCRETAWDVVDRLLHELREDRVAEEPVDVALGAICDGTGADVAFVYASDSGEVTQILSGLEVSPLWCRDVARRLLADYPGGGIARRSDVVWRRRRMEGPIPDTIAVAPVDPRRNRWVFALNYNVARPLQPADLKVISVIWRLQHEHARHVSVHDHLKQTLFGVIRCLTTAIDAKDPYTCGHSERVARISVRIGEEMGLSRGELSDLYLAGLLHDVGKIGIRDSVLLKSGPLLREEYLHIKEHPVTGDRIISNIKRLSYLRPGVRNHHERYDGQGYPDGLAGEAIPLMARIITAADSFDAMMSLRRYRPALSPQRIEAEFRAGAGLQWDPAIVEHLLSCRPSLHEVCQRGLGQSVYVAVERAARPDLELGRDGHSLCG; from the coding sequence ATGCGATCGAAGGGCGTGATCGGCGGTCCGTTGGTCCATGACGGGAATCCGCGCTGGGGCGGCGGGGAGCATTTCAGGGGGCTCCTGGGGGGGGCGGGATCGGCGTCGCCGTGCCTCGAGGGCGCGGCCCCCGCCGCCGATCGGGATTCGGCCCAGGAGGAGCTCCGGCAGGCCCGCGAGCGGATCGCGGGCCTCATGAAGGCGCAGGACGAGAAGGAGCGGACCATCATCGAGCTGACCAGGCTCGCCTCCACCGACGAGCTGACCGGACTCTGCAACCGCCGCCATTTCTGCACCGAGATCGAGCTGGCCTTCGAGGCCGCGGTGCTCGGGCGGCGGCCCCTCTCGACCGTGATGCTGGACGTGGACCACTTCAAGTCGTACAACGACGTCTTCGGGCACGCGGCCGGCGACCTGGTCCTGCGCGTCGTCGGCGAGATCCTGGTCAAGGCCACGCGCCCCGGCGACATGGTGGCGCGCTACGGCGGCGAGGAATTCGCGGTCCTTCTGCCGGGCACCGATGCCCCGGCGGCCCGCACGTTCGCGGAGCGGGTCCGGGCCTCGCTGGAGTCATACCCGTGGACCCTGAGGCCCGTCAGCGCCAGCCTCGGCGTGGCCACGCTGGATGCGGACACGCGGGATGCCGACGAGCTGGTGGACGAGTCCGACCGGGCCCTCTACCGGGCCAAGCGCGACGGGCGGAACCGGGTGATCCACTACCACGACCTCGAGGCCGCCGAGGGCGACGACGCGGCCGGCCCGGCCGCCGGGCCCGGGCCGTCGCGGCCGGACGGCGGGGCCGTCCCGCCCGGCTCGGCCCCGGCGGACCAAAGCCAGGCGGCCGTCGAGTTGCCGGTCGAGCCGGGGACGTGCCGCGAGACCGCCTGGGACGTCGTGGACCGCCTCCTCCACGAGCTCCGGGAGGACCGGGTCGCCGAGGAGCCCGTCGACGTGGCGCTGGGCGCGATCTGCGATGGCACCGGGGCCGACGTCGCCTTCGTCTACGCGTCGGACTCCGGCGAGGTGACCCAGATCCTCAGCGGCCTGGAGGTCTCCCCGCTGTGGTGCCGCGACGTCGCCCGGCGGCTGCTCGCGGACTATCCCGGGGGCGGGATCGCCCGCCGCTCCGACGTCGTCTGGCGGCGGCGCCGCATGGAGGGGCCGATCCCGGATACCATCGCCGTGGCGCCCGTCGATCCCAGGCGGAACCGCTGGGTCTTCGCCCTCAACTACAACGTCGCCCGCCCGCTCCAGCCCGCCGACCTGAAGGTCATCTCGGTCATCTGGAGGCTCCAGCACGAGCACGCCCGGCACGTCAGCGTCCACGACCACCTGAAGCAGACGCTCTTCGGCGTCATCCGCTGCCTGACCACCGCCATCGACGCGAAGGATCCCTACACCTGCGGCCACAGCGAGCGAGTCGCCCGCATCAGCGTGCGAATCGGCGAGGAGATGGGGCTCTCGCGGGGCGAGCTGAGCGACCTGTACCTGGCGGGCCTGCTGCACGACGTCGGCAAGATCGGGATCCGGGACTCGGTCCTCCTCAAGAGCGGCCCGCTGCTCCGCGAGGAGTACCTCCACATCAAGGAGCATCCGGTCACGGGGGACAGGATCATCTCCAACATCAAGCGCCTGTCCTACCTCCGCCCCGGGGTCAGGAACCACCACGAGCGCTACGACGGGCAGGGCTACCCGGACGGCCTGGCGGGCGAGGCGATCCCGCTGATGGCGAGGATCATCACGGCGGCCGACTCCTTCGACGCCATGATGTCCCTGAGGCGGTACCGGCCGGCCCTCTCCCCGCAGCGGATCGAGGCGGAGTTCCGGGCGGGGGCCGGCCTCCAGTGGGATCCCGCCATCGTGGAGCACCTCCTGTCGTGCCGCCCGTCCCTCCACGAGGTCTGCCAGAGGGGGCTGGGCCAGTCGGTCTACGTCGCGGTGGAGCGGGCCGCGAGGCCGGACCTGGAGCTAGGCCGCGACGGCCACAGCCTGTGCGGCTGA